One stretch of Gambusia affinis linkage group LG05, SWU_Gaff_1.0, whole genome shotgun sequence DNA includes these proteins:
- the LOC122831156 gene encoding Krueppel-like factor 10 isoform X2 — MELKGLMENLHSNDITFLFSSRMKVEIYQTEASDTRSDFQPSSMGAGDLQAVEALISMTECWKMRNFRPKQPRPITPSSECSEDDSMPSDPSAMLESSFCMTPPYSPPHCEATLSGSPPKLHHSPKDAAISQKYQCTSVIRHTADIQHCSCSAHQPLQGNTASASLAQDSKTNVDASNSWTNRDSDKTVAKQKTSKDASVHFEPSQFQMSWIKPDDRSNMAPSVPAGITLVSHVPVFSQIVPVSSTYTARPQNSVTTSSPVPLAITTSHASQQVLGSPLIPTGSPPCILLVEGQVVKGPTVFLVRQPSVPAVWNLQQVQMTSGGTRFAPIAPAPGHAALEQRSAALQRESSRVRSHVCPHEDCGKTYLKSAHLKAHMRTHTGEKPFKCKWEGCERRFARSDELSRHRRTHTGEKRFTCPMCLSRFMRSDHLAKHARRHFVARKKPFWALGISSAADLSASIAVKVSSTNALVRHSNC, encoded by the exons ATGGAATTAAAGGGACTTATGGAAAACCTACATTCGAATGATATAACCTTTCTCTTT AGCTCTAGAATGAAAGTTGAAATTTACCAAACTGAGGCGTCAGACACCAGGTCAGATTTCCAGCCTTCTTCAATGGGTGCAGGTGACCTGCAGGCCGTGGAAGCTCTAATCTCCATGACTGAGTGCTGGAAGATGAGGAACTTCAGACCCAAACAGCCCAGACCCATCACCCCCTCCTCAGAATGCTCAGAGGATGACTCCATGCCCTCTGATCCTTCTGCGATGCTTGAGTCGTCTTTT TGTATGACGCCACCCTACAGCCCACCCCACTGTGAGGCCACCCTTTCAGGGTCACCACCTAAATTGCATCACTCTCCAAAGGATGCAGCCATTTCCCAGAAGTACCAGTGCACTAGCGTGATCCGCCACACTGCGGATATCCAGCACTGCTCCTGTAGCGCTCATCAACCCTTGCAAGGAAACACAGCTTCGGCGTCTCTTGCGCAGGACTCTAAAACGAATGTGGACGCCTCTAACAGTTGGACTAACAGAGACTCTGATAAGACtgttgcaaaacagaaaacctctAAAGATGCATCAGTGCATTTTGAACCCAGCCAGTTCCAGATGAGTTGGATAAAACCAGACGATAGATCAAACATGGCCCCTTCAGTTCCGGCCGGAATCACTCTAGTTTCTCATGTACCAGTCTTTAGCCAGATCGTTCCCGTGTCCTCCACATACACCGCTAGACCACAAAACAGTGTCACAACCTCTTCGCCTGTTCCATTAGCAATCACAACCTCACACGCTTCACAGCAGGTACTTGGATCGCCACTGATACCAACAGGTTCCCCTCCATGTATCCTGTTAGTAGAGGGTCAGGTGGTGAAAGGCCCCACGGTGTTTCTTGTCCGACAACCATCTGTTCCTGCCGTCTGGAACCTTCAGCAAGTGCAGATGACATCTGGTGGCACCAGGTTTGCACCCATTGCGCCCGCTCCTGGGCATGCCGCGTTGGAGCAAAGGAGCGCCGCTCTGCAAAGAGAGTCGTCACGTGTGCGCAGTCATGTTTGCCCTCATGAGGACTGTGGCAAGACCTACCTCAAGAGCGCCCATCTCAAGGCCCACATGAGGACACATACAG GTGAGAAACCCTTCAAATGCAAGTGGGAGGGCTGTGAGAGGCGATTCGCTCGTTCAGATGAACTTTCCCGCCATCGTCGAACACACACCGGAGAGAAAAGGTTTACATGCCCCATGTGCCTCAGCCGCTTCATGCGCAGCGACCACCTGGCTAAGCACGCCCGACGACACTTTGTGGCGAGGAAGAAACCCTTCTGGGCATTAGGGATCAGCTCCGCCGCAGACCTCTCTGCATCCATTGCTGTTAAAGTCTCCTCTACGAATGCTCTCGTGAGACACTCTAATTGCTGA
- the LOC122831156 gene encoding Krueppel-like factor 10 isoform X1 — protein MRNGSRGEKWETSNSALRYSRTDDKADLKVKPKDWENNNNKIAQSNLDSSRMKVEIYQTEASDTRSDFQPSSMGAGDLQAVEALISMTECWKMRNFRPKQPRPITPSSECSEDDSMPSDPSAMLESSFCMTPPYSPPHCEATLSGSPPKLHHSPKDAAISQKYQCTSVIRHTADIQHCSCSAHQPLQGNTASASLAQDSKTNVDASNSWTNRDSDKTVAKQKTSKDASVHFEPSQFQMSWIKPDDRSNMAPSVPAGITLVSHVPVFSQIVPVSSTYTARPQNSVTTSSPVPLAITTSHASQQVLGSPLIPTGSPPCILLVEGQVVKGPTVFLVRQPSVPAVWNLQQVQMTSGGTRFAPIAPAPGHAALEQRSAALQRESSRVRSHVCPHEDCGKTYLKSAHLKAHMRTHTGEKPFKCKWEGCERRFARSDELSRHRRTHTGEKRFTCPMCLSRFMRSDHLAKHARRHFVARKKPFWALGISSAADLSASIAVKVSSTNALVRHSNC, from the exons ATGAGAAACGGGTCGAGAGGAGAGAAGTGGGAAACATCAAATTCTGCACTTAGATATTCACGCACAGACGACAAGGCTGACCTGAAGGTGAAACCTAAAGActgggaaaataataataataaaatcgcCCAATCCAACTTAGAT AGCTCTAGAATGAAAGTTGAAATTTACCAAACTGAGGCGTCAGACACCAGGTCAGATTTCCAGCCTTCTTCAATGGGTGCAGGTGACCTGCAGGCCGTGGAAGCTCTAATCTCCATGACTGAGTGCTGGAAGATGAGGAACTTCAGACCCAAACAGCCCAGACCCATCACCCCCTCCTCAGAATGCTCAGAGGATGACTCCATGCCCTCTGATCCTTCTGCGATGCTTGAGTCGTCTTTT TGTATGACGCCACCCTACAGCCCACCCCACTGTGAGGCCACCCTTTCAGGGTCACCACCTAAATTGCATCACTCTCCAAAGGATGCAGCCATTTCCCAGAAGTACCAGTGCACTAGCGTGATCCGCCACACTGCGGATATCCAGCACTGCTCCTGTAGCGCTCATCAACCCTTGCAAGGAAACACAGCTTCGGCGTCTCTTGCGCAGGACTCTAAAACGAATGTGGACGCCTCTAACAGTTGGACTAACAGAGACTCTGATAAGACtgttgcaaaacagaaaacctctAAAGATGCATCAGTGCATTTTGAACCCAGCCAGTTCCAGATGAGTTGGATAAAACCAGACGATAGATCAAACATGGCCCCTTCAGTTCCGGCCGGAATCACTCTAGTTTCTCATGTACCAGTCTTTAGCCAGATCGTTCCCGTGTCCTCCACATACACCGCTAGACCACAAAACAGTGTCACAACCTCTTCGCCTGTTCCATTAGCAATCACAACCTCACACGCTTCACAGCAGGTACTTGGATCGCCACTGATACCAACAGGTTCCCCTCCATGTATCCTGTTAGTAGAGGGTCAGGTGGTGAAAGGCCCCACGGTGTTTCTTGTCCGACAACCATCTGTTCCTGCCGTCTGGAACCTTCAGCAAGTGCAGATGACATCTGGTGGCACCAGGTTTGCACCCATTGCGCCCGCTCCTGGGCATGCCGCGTTGGAGCAAAGGAGCGCCGCTCTGCAAAGAGAGTCGTCACGTGTGCGCAGTCATGTTTGCCCTCATGAGGACTGTGGCAAGACCTACCTCAAGAGCGCCCATCTCAAGGCCCACATGAGGACACATACAG GTGAGAAACCCTTCAAATGCAAGTGGGAGGGCTGTGAGAGGCGATTCGCTCGTTCAGATGAACTTTCCCGCCATCGTCGAACACACACCGGAGAGAAAAGGTTTACATGCCCCATGTGCCTCAGCCGCTTCATGCGCAGCGACCACCTGGCTAAGCACGCCCGACGACACTTTGTGGCGAGGAAGAAACCCTTCTGGGCATTAGGGATCAGCTCCGCCGCAGACCTCTCTGCATCCATTGCTGTTAAAGTCTCCTCTACGAATGCTCTCGTGAGACACTCTAATTGCTGA
- the LOC122831156 gene encoding Krueppel-like factor 10 isoform X3, with protein MTECWKMRNFRPKQPRPITPSSECSEDDSMPSDPSAMLESSFCMTPPYSPPHCEATLSGSPPKLHHSPKDAAISQKYQCTSVIRHTADIQHCSCSAHQPLQGNTASASLAQDSKTNVDASNSWTNRDSDKTVAKQKTSKDASVHFEPSQFQMSWIKPDDRSNMAPSVPAGITLVSHVPVFSQIVPVSSTYTARPQNSVTTSSPVPLAITTSHASQQVLGSPLIPTGSPPCILLVEGQVVKGPTVFLVRQPSVPAVWNLQQVQMTSGGTRFAPIAPAPGHAALEQRSAALQRESSRVRSHVCPHEDCGKTYLKSAHLKAHMRTHTGEKPFKCKWEGCERRFARSDELSRHRRTHTGEKRFTCPMCLSRFMRSDHLAKHARRHFVARKKPFWALGISSAADLSASIAVKVSSTNALVRHSNC; from the exons ATGACTGAGTGCTGGAAGATGAGGAACTTCAGACCCAAACAGCCCAGACCCATCACCCCCTCCTCAGAATGCTCAGAGGATGACTCCATGCCCTCTGATCCTTCTGCGATGCTTGAGTCGTCTTTT TGTATGACGCCACCCTACAGCCCACCCCACTGTGAGGCCACCCTTTCAGGGTCACCACCTAAATTGCATCACTCTCCAAAGGATGCAGCCATTTCCCAGAAGTACCAGTGCACTAGCGTGATCCGCCACACTGCGGATATCCAGCACTGCTCCTGTAGCGCTCATCAACCCTTGCAAGGAAACACAGCTTCGGCGTCTCTTGCGCAGGACTCTAAAACGAATGTGGACGCCTCTAACAGTTGGACTAACAGAGACTCTGATAAGACtgttgcaaaacagaaaacctctAAAGATGCATCAGTGCATTTTGAACCCAGCCAGTTCCAGATGAGTTGGATAAAACCAGACGATAGATCAAACATGGCCCCTTCAGTTCCGGCCGGAATCACTCTAGTTTCTCATGTACCAGTCTTTAGCCAGATCGTTCCCGTGTCCTCCACATACACCGCTAGACCACAAAACAGTGTCACAACCTCTTCGCCTGTTCCATTAGCAATCACAACCTCACACGCTTCACAGCAGGTACTTGGATCGCCACTGATACCAACAGGTTCCCCTCCATGTATCCTGTTAGTAGAGGGTCAGGTGGTGAAAGGCCCCACGGTGTTTCTTGTCCGACAACCATCTGTTCCTGCCGTCTGGAACCTTCAGCAAGTGCAGATGACATCTGGTGGCACCAGGTTTGCACCCATTGCGCCCGCTCCTGGGCATGCCGCGTTGGAGCAAAGGAGCGCCGCTCTGCAAAGAGAGTCGTCACGTGTGCGCAGTCATGTTTGCCCTCATGAGGACTGTGGCAAGACCTACCTCAAGAGCGCCCATCTCAAGGCCCACATGAGGACACATACAG GTGAGAAACCCTTCAAATGCAAGTGGGAGGGCTGTGAGAGGCGATTCGCTCGTTCAGATGAACTTTCCCGCCATCGTCGAACACACACCGGAGAGAAAAGGTTTACATGCCCCATGTGCCTCAGCCGCTTCATGCGCAGCGACCACCTGGCTAAGCACGCCCGACGACACTTTGTGGCGAGGAAGAAACCCTTCTGGGCATTAGGGATCAGCTCCGCCGCAGACCTCTCTGCATCCATTGCTGTTAAAGTCTCCTCTACGAATGCTCTCGTGAGACACTCTAATTGCTGA
- the LOC122831157 gene encoding antizyme inhibitor 1-like, with product MKGITDEPQYSVCLLDGGTALSDVINNHIEEQTLSEKSAFFVADLGAIMRQHVRWRTHMPQIRPYYAVRCNSSPAVIEVLAALGSGFTCSNKSELELVQSHGIPSEDIIYGGVCKQVSHIKHAAKNGIDLLVCDNEAELRKISRCHPNAKLLLQVSTEACNPDDEMGMTFGCSLKDCRRLLESAKELGVQVVGVRSHISCSCDDDQVYSHAISDARCIFDMGEEVGFNMNILDIGGGFSGSETQLEMINCAVMSMVDLYFPSSTGVSIIAEPGSFFVSTAFTLAVNVISKAVMARDCQDQKQSELSCNEEPEFQYYMSEGVYGSFSSKLSETVIATPSVHKNVSLDLPVFSSSLWGPSGDDLDQVVDHCLLPELHTGDWLLFPQAGAYTLGQPLFPPTDSTPPPVHYVISSRDWVEMQAAGVTNETTMKNFSWIPYFLGSCQTEAALSVPA from the exons ATGAAAGGCATCACAGATGAACCACAGTATTCTGTCTGCTTACTGGATGGAGGCACCGCCCTAAGTGATGTGATTAATAATCACATTGAAGAACAAACACTG TCTGAGAAGAGCGCTTTCTTTGTCGCTGACCTGGGAGCGATCATGAGGCAGCACGTTCGCTGGCGAACTCACATGCCCCAAATTCGTCCTTACTATGCTGTCAGATGCAACAGCAGCCCGGCAGTCATTGAGGTTCTCGCTGCCCTCGGCTCCGGGTTCACGTGCTCCAACAAG TCTGAACTTGAGCTCGTGCAGAGCCATGGGATTCCCTCCGAAGACATCATCTACGGCGGCGTCTGCAAACAAGTCTCCCACATAAAACACGCAGCTAAAAATGGCATCGACCTCCTTGTGTGTGATAACGAAGCAGAGCTGCGCAAGATTTCTCGCTGCCACCCTAATGCCAA gctgctgctgcaggtgtcCACCGAGGCCTGTAACCCAGACGACGAGATGGGCATGACGTTCGGCTGCTCCCTCAAAGACTGCCGGCGTCTGCTGGAGAGCGCGAAGGAGCTCGGTGTGCAAGTTGTGGGAGTCAG GTCTCACATTTCCTGCTCATGTGACGACGACCAGGTTTACAGTCATGCAATCTCTGATGCCCGCTGCATCTTTGACATGGGT GAGGAGGTCGGTTTCAACATGAACATCTTGGACATTGGAGGCGGATTCAGTGGCTCTGAGACTCAGCTGGAAATG attaactgTGCTGTCATGTCCATGGTGGACCTCTACTTCCCTTCTTCCACTGGAGTCTCCATCATTGCAGAACCCGGAAGCTTCTTTGTGTCCACTGCATTCACTCTTGCTGTGAACGTCATTTCCAAAGCGGTGATGGCTCGTGACTGCCAGGACCAGAAACAAA GTGAGCTGTCTTGCAATGAAGAGCCAGAGTTCCAGTATTACATGAGCGAGGGGGTGTACGGATCATTTTCAAGCAAGCTGTCAGAAACAGTGATTGCAACGCCATCTGTTCATAAG AATGTGTCTCTGGACCTCCCagtgttcagcagcagcttgtgGGGTCCCTCTGGGGACGACCTGGACCAAGTGGTGGATCACTGCCTGCTACCTGAGCTCCACACGGGGGACTGGCTGCTGTTTCCACAAGCCGGAGCCTACACTCTGGGTCAACCTCTGTTCCCTCCCACTGACTCAACACCGCCCCCTGTCCACTATGTGATATCCTCAAGAGACTG gGTAGAAATGCAGGCTGCTGGTGTAACCAATGAGACTACAATGAAGAACTTCTCATGGATCCCATATTTCCTCGGCTCCTGCCAAACAGAAGCGGCACTGTCTGTTCCAGCTTAG